A part of Rhinatrema bivittatum chromosome 16, aRhiBiv1.1, whole genome shotgun sequence genomic DNA contains:
- the LOC115078417 gene encoding olfactory receptor 1009-like translates to MEEENLTTVTEFIILGFPAVPQLQIPFFLLFLMIYLIILMGNLTIIVLTCLDPRLHTPMYFFLCNLSFLDISYTSVTLPKLLDICVRKGQSISAAGCFTQAYFFIFSVCEELLLLTVMAYDRYVAVCHPLRYAVIMNKRLCVLMAMGTCMFSFLEPVTHTVIFSHFSYCGSNEINHFFCDLSALLKLSCTSTSTIDLVTYILGGFVAVPCFTGTLTSYVYIISAILRIRSAEGRRKAFSTCSSHLTVVILFYGTLTCLYVKPTSMQSLDQNKLIALLYNVLIPLINPIIYTLKNREVKEALRKLFS, encoded by the coding sequence ATGGAAGAGGAAAATCTCAccacagtgacagaattcatcaTTCTGGGGTTTCCTGCAGTTCCACAGCTACAAATCCCCTTTTTCCTTCTGTTCTTAATGATTTACCTGATCATCCTGATGGGGAACCTCACTATTATAGTCCTGACGTGCCTGGACCCtcgcctgcacacccccatgtactttttcctctgtaACCTGTCCTTCCTGGATATCTCTTACACCTCAGTCACCCTCCCCAAGCTGCTGGATATCTGTGTAAGGAAGGGTCAGAGTATTTCTGCAGCTGGGTGTTTTACACAGgcatattttttcatattttcagtATGTGAAGAACTTCTTCTTCTTACAGTCATGGCTTATGATCGCTACGTCGCTGTATGTCACCCCCTGCGCTATGCTGTGATCATGAATAAGAGACTCTGTGTGCTGATGGCCATGGGCACCTGTATGTTTTCATTTCTGGAACCAGTGACACACACTGtcattttttctcatttctcgTACTGTGGGTCTAATGagattaaccatttcttctgtgaccttTCAGCACTGCTAAAGCTCTCCTGCACCAGCACCTCCACCATTGATCTTGTGACTTATATTTTGGGTGGATTTGTAGCAGTGCCCTGCTTTACTGGAACTCTTACATCTTACGTCTACATCATCTCTGCCATCCTGAGGATTAGGTCTGCGGAGGGGAGACGCAAAgctttctccacctgctcctcccacctcacggtCGTTATTCTCTTCTATGGGACTCTAACATGTTTGTATGTCAAgccaacatccatgcagtcactgGATCAGAACAAGCTCATTGCTCTGCTGTATAATGTTTTAATCCCTCTGATTAACCCCATCATTTATACCCTGAAAAACAGAGAGGTAAAAGAAGCCTTAAGGAAACTTTTTAGCTGA
- the LOC115078416 gene encoding olfactory receptor 1009-like, with product MEEENLTTVTEFIILGFPEYPDLQIPLFLLFLLIYLIILMGNLTIIALTCLDPRLHTPMYFFLCNLSFLDISYTSVTLPRLLDIFIRKRQCITAAGCFTQAYFFIFSVCEELLLLTVMAYDRYVAVCHPLRYAVIMNKRLCVLMAMGTCMFSFLEPVTHTVIFSHFSYCRSNEINHFFCDLSALLKLSCTSTSTIDLVTYILGGFVAVPCFTGTLTSYVYIISAILRIRSAEGRRKAFSTCSSHLTVVILFYVTLTCLYMRPASMQSLDQNKLIALLYNVLIPLINPIIYTLKNREVKEALRKHFSRTQFPKAHENIFQISKS from the coding sequence ATGGAAGAGGAAAATCTCAccacagtgacagaattcatcaTTCTGGGGTTTCCTGAATATCCAGACCTGCAGATCCcccttttccttctgttcttACTGATTTACCTGATCATCCTGATGGGGAACCTCACTATTATAGCCCTGACGTGCCTGGACCCtcgcctgcacacccccatgtactttttcctctgtaACTTGTCCTTCCTTGATATCTCTTACACTTCAGTCACTCTCCCCAGACTGCTGGATATCTTCATAAGGAAGAGGCAATGTATTACTGCAGCTGGGTGTTTTACACAGGCATATTTTTTCATCTTTTCAGTATGTGAAGAACTTCTTCTTCTTACAGTCATGGCTTATGACCGCTACGTCGCTGTATGTCACCCCCTGCGCTATGCTGTGATCATGAATAAGAGACTCTGTGTGCTGATGGCCATGGGCACCTGTATGTTTTCATTTCTTGAACCAGTGACACACACTGTCATTTTTTCTCACTTCTCTTACTGTAGGTCCAATGagattaaccatttcttctgtgaccttTCAGCCCTGCTAAAACTCTCCTGCACCAGCACCTCCACCATTGATCTTGTGACTTATATTTTGGGTGGATTTGTAGCAGTGCCCTGCTTTACTGGAACTCTTACATCTTACGTCTACATCATCTCTGCCATCCTGAGGATCAGGTCTGCGGAGGGGAGAcgcaaagccttctccacctgctcctcacACCTCACGGTCGTTATTCTCTTCTATGTAACTCTAACATGTTTGTATATGAGACCAGCATCCATGCAGTCACTGGATCAAAACAAGCTCATTGCTCTGCTGTATAATGTTTTAATCCCTCTGATTAACCCCATCATTTATACCCTGAAAAACAGAGAGGTAAAAGAAGCCTTAAGAAAACATTTTAGCAGAACGCAATTTCCTAAGGCTCATGAGAACATTTTTCAAATTAGCAAGAGTTAA